The stretch of DNA TATTTCCGTCATCCTTATCAATTTACATGAAGCTGTTACTTAGTAACATAAGAACTTGTTCTTTACAAACAGTCCAGGGTTTAAACTTTTTCCTGAGAAAGGCCACAAACGTTTTCAAACTGACCAAGAGGGGGCGCACAAACGCTCCAGATTCATAGTCCTCATTGTGGTGAAGTACAagatattacatttaaaacacctGCTCCTGTCAGGTAGGATAATGGGGCATGGAAcacatacattaaataaatattacagtaaaaacacaattgTGTTGACGATCTATATTAGTGATGTTAGTGAATtgtacagttttttgttttgttttgttttttatacagGCAGGCCAAAGTGGAAGACCCTCAGTTTAAAGCTCTAGAAGTCCTGCTGCTTGATGATAACAGACTGTCCAATGAAGTCTTCAACAGTCTTAAAGATCTTAAGAGGTGAAGATGTGATTACAAGTTTTCAGCATTAGTGTTTTTCAATACTTAAAGCAGACTTAGAACATGGGACGCTGATTAAGTCTTTATTATTGGAAATTACAGACTAAAGCATTTAAACTTAGAAGGAAACTACATCTCTGAAGTTCCATCTTTGTTTCTGATGGGCTCTTCGAAACCTGTGCAGATACCTACtgaagggagagaagaaggagaggaatgTGGTAAATGCAAAACTGATATCTGCACAATTGCCCCATATGTTAGAAATAGTTCAACACGGAAAACTGATTTAGTTTCTCCAATGCAGCCCATATTGACTCAAATCCGAACACAGATGAAATTTTGAGGAGAATCTTTCAGGTGATTAGCTCTCCAGTTTGTGCTTTAAATGCTTTCTGTATCATTCTCGCACATTTGTGATATTTGCATTAAAGCTGTCTTGTTTTCACTGTGAACCTTTCAGGGAGACGACTGGGAGGAGTACTTCAAAGGAGTCAATGTTCCACTGCCAGAGCTTCAGTTCCTCAATCTAGCAAACAACAAGGTTTCCTACTAATTTATGTAAATACATCAACCGTCACTACTTTTGGAAAAACGGAGCTAACATATCTTTGTCATCAGATTGCAAATGAAGAAGCACTGATGGCGGTCGCTCTGTTACCAATGCTTCTTGAGGTGGACATTCACTCCAACCCTCTGAGCACACAGAGGAGAGGTAATCTTCTATAAGTGACAGATTTTAAAGATTGGTTCAGAATTCCAGaaattcatgttttgttttgtttttcttttttttttttgtctgcatttgtctgcatagttgaacaccacagggtgtcaacattatatgagtttgatgcagttatattcttgcagctgaaagctttattacttcagtgcgtgagtgtgtgttttgtttttcaacacAGGAGCCTCTTCTTTACTGACCTACTTCCTCCAGGAGAAACTGGGAATAACGATAAAGCGTAAGAAGGGACAAAAAGTTGTGAAGCTCCCTCTGAAGGTGTCCACTGATCCAGAATGGAAGGTTGGATGTGTTCTGCATCGTTGTTAGTGTCTGACCAAATACTGCTAATACCATAGTCCTTCCTTCAGTGAGGTTTGTTTCCAGTCCTTGTGCTCTTTACTGCAAGTCGTCCCCTCCCTTTTTACTTACCTTTCAAATGacttaaaagacaaaagtagAAACATGTAAGCTATAGCCACTTTTCCACTGCAGTAACCGAAAGTAATAGGTAAAGTCATATGGATTACAAAAGTACAGTGCTTAGTGATGGTATAGTATAAAGTATTTCTCATTTATCCCTTTTGCTTAATTTAAGTGTGATCAATACTAGATTTATAAATGAATCTGGGGAAGCACTGGAAGTAAACCAGTCACCATTACTGTGGTGTGGTCTCTTACAATGCTCTACCCTCTACCAGTAATAATGGCGCTGTTAGATTGTGTACAAAGTACAAAATCATCCTCCAGGTTTTGCCTGGGACATTATTGTTGGTGTAATCTTCTGCATCAACACCAACTACTTGACTGGTGTCAAACAGGTTGTATAGCCTTGACCAGAAATGAGGTGTACAACGTGCTATTGCTCTTTCATATGTCAGTGGCCTCAATTCTATGACAGAAGAGCTTGCCACTAAAAGTTCCAGGTAAATttataaacaacataaaagcaaaaataaaattgattctGTGCCTGCTGGGaaagctttatttaaatccatgtttttattttttgcaacatttttgtATCGTAGTTGGAAGGACAACTCCAGAAGCTGTCAAAGAAAACCCTGATCACAACTGAAACTTGTCctgcaaaaaaacagcataaaagtGAGCAGGCTGTTAAGACTGCAACAGGGTCTGAGGGCAAGAGCAGCAGAGATAAATATACAGAAAACATCTTTATTACTCAGGTATGTACCTGTTTAGTTTTCAAGGATTTAAAGTTCTTCTCTGTTGGGACGTGTTAATTTATGTAGTGAACATTATTTTCCTACATAGACAGCAGACATACCTGAATTTGATCCACCTGAAAAGAAGGAAACCATTGAGAACGAGGAGAGAAACAGCCCTGAACAATTCACAAGCAGCACAATGTTGATGGATGCAAAACCAAATCCTGATGTGTTGAAGCCCATTAGTGAGGATTGTGGAATTTTTCACTggcagctatttattttcttttgtacatTATTCTCAAATCCTAAAAGGTTTTAGCTATACAGTGTCCCCATAGAGAATACTAATgctttcttcctgtttcaacagGAATTCAAACAGCTGTTCGGATGCTGGAACACACACTGAGGAATCTTAATGTTTACAGAGATTCAAAACCAAAGCTTGACAGCATCCAGACCCCATAcagtgaaaaagagaaaaaggtttGATACACAAAactgatttgtattcacatcATTTCTGTCAAATCACAATAAAAGTCACAACGTCATCATCTTCATATTTTTTCTGGGCGCAGATTAAGGAACTGCCACCTCTGAAACCAATAAAGCAGCTGGCTGAACGAGTGGATGAAATGAttaaggaaatgaaagagagtACAACAATAAAAGTAGTGGCTTTAGGTATGCATGTGTTATATGATCAATTTCAGCTGACttatttgtctttgcttttcacCTTACTTTACTTTCCTCTGTGCAGGCAGTGCCATACACAGCACGCCCATGAAAAAGGACGAGTATAAGGAAGCTCTGTTACTGCTGAAGGATATGAGGGCCAAGTACAAGATGCTTCATAAGCAAACAATGGAGCAAGAAGCCAGTATTGAGTCTGACAGAAGTACCGACCCTAACGCTTCCCAGTCTTCACATGTGCAGATGCTCCACTAAGCTGTGGTTTCTTTTCAACTTGTTGGTGATGTGAGTGAAACctcatgttaaaaaataaacaaataaatgagtgCATTCAcgaataataaattaataaatgaagtcAATAATGAACTGAATCTTGCAAATCCTTGTGTAACCtatttaatgacaaaaacatacatttcccTTCGAATAAGAAACCTGCTTCCTGCAATTCAATTCACAAGCTCCaaacagatgttgttttttttctccagtccAAAAAGTTTATCTAGTAAACCTCCATCTGGCTGAAGTGTGCTTGAAACAATACTGCTTTATACTGATTTTCTTTATGAAGAATCGCACACTCGGCCTCTTGACGAAGCACAAGATCATTTCTAGCATCGGAAGGATTTTACTTCACTGCTGCAGGACAAAAAAATTGGAAGCTGAACATGTTGCTTTAGAACTTGCAGGTATTTGAAAAATATTGTGCGTCTTTTGGGTACTGCAATAAGCTTATTCTGGATGGACACTGTATACGTTTTGCTGAGCAATATCCTTAAGTCATGTGGAATGTTAAGTATCAGTATCAGACTCAAGTTGTCCAAGTTTGAACAGAACTTTGCAGCTAAGAATGATTTATGGTCCATTACTAAAACTAGAAGTTAATTTTAGTTAAGTCTTATTTATACAAAAGATGATGCTCAGAAAACATAGAATAAAAGgtattttaaaatttcacacaGAGACGTTTTACATTCGTTGTTTGGTCCCTGTCTAATTTCATGCTCCTGTCTGTCATATGATTTCCATTATTCATCTACGCAGCAGCTTGCAGATGTGGAATGTACGTTCAGTGGAATAAATCAGTTGGCCCTCTGAATATTGAATGTTTTATCCAAGGTTTCTTAcactttatttcactgcatatgTATGTATTGAACACTAAAGCATTTATTTGCTGCATACAGAAAACAACGAGCAGTATGTAACAAGCAGACACTTCTCAGTTACTGTTTCTTGTACATGTCTTATATCATTTTGCagtatatatacgtgtgtgtatatatatatatatatatatatatatatatatatatagctaatttattgtcattgaaatttgaaatttacATATAATGTAGTGGGATAATTGTGAACAATGTTGAGTTGCGTTTCAAGACCGTAAACTATTATAAATTATATggtttcatttgtcattttttaatcCATGCTTTCAGTTATACATCTGGCCCTCAGTCTGGTTGAGGTCTTTTTATCTTTATCCATATATCTGATGGCGAAGACGAAACTGTGCCAAATGGCAGAGACACTTTCCTACAAAAATACTATTTTCCAGTCCACTGGAGTCCAGCTCCCCTCAGCAGAGCTCGTCTGTGTTACAACCACATCCAACAGTACTGAATCCCACTGCTGCTAAACAGAAATCCTAGATGTATcaagtttatatttatattgcttTTGCTGTAACACATTTACTGTTCAATCCAGGCATCGATCAAATGCAGCTCAAGTGGAGGATTTGTTGTTGCTTTCAGTAACTCAATGAGGTTTGTTCTTTGGCCAGTGAGTCCTGGCGTTACCTCTTTATCTTCTGACCAGAATGGTGTTATGAAGTAATTCTGGTTAGTGCTTCAAACATCCACGGTTGCATAAGTGCAGCGTTTTCATGTTGGAATTCCTTGACGTGTTACTTTCTTGATTATGCAAGAAGTTGTTAAACATGTTAATTTTGCACCATGGACAATGATCAGTCACACTAAACACTGGTCATATTCCAGGCTCTCTGTTAGCATTTACTGAGGCAAACTCACAAAACTGTTCCAAAACCTTTTCTGATGAAATATTGCTCATGGGATGGTGAAGGCAGTGAACGCATTTAGTaaacttttctttgtctctgtttggaACACTTTCACATTTCATATGCACTGACGAAATCAAtcttttgtttaaataattaataatcttgatacacacacatatatatacacacacatatatatagttaCAACTTTTTTGTTGACAGTGATCTGGGGGAAAAACAACTATCTAATCTAGATTTCCATTTTCGAGTCTGATCAGTATCCTATTAGTTTATTTTGAGTGCATCAGCACAGTCAGTAAAAAGGTAGATTAGAGCAGAAAATAGAGTAAAAACACAGTGGTAAACATCAAAGAAACAGAGGATTTACCTTATTTTCATGTGCAATAGTCTCTTTTTActcttgaaaacaaaaactctaaCATCTGGCTTTTGTCTTCGGTGGTAAAGGGTACATTCATTCTCGAGTCAACCGGTTCTGCAGTAGTCGTGGGTGGCTGGATGGACACACAAATATTTGCCCCTTTCCTGGTGGGATGCAACGATGCATGCTGAAATTCCAAACTTCTGTGGCTCCTTCTCCATTTCGGCCATCAATCCAATCCGTCTCTACTCAAGCAGCGTTTGAATACTGGTCATTTGTGGTGAGTTAGAAGTCAAAAAGATGTCCAACAGGCCACAGTACAAAACAGAGCCAACACTGAAAAGAGTTTTTTATTGAAACTATCATTtgtgagtaaaaataaataaatacaaatgtatcACAATGCAACTGGTAAGTTTTTgtaactccacacacacagatgttttgttaTAAATCTGTGCTCTCTAAGCACATGCTGAGACGACACGCCTGTGAAAAAAAGCACTCACAACTTGTGAGAAAGTTGATGAAGTC from Mugil cephalus isolate CIBA_MC_2020 chromosome 15, CIBA_Mcephalus_1.1, whole genome shotgun sequence encodes:
- the xrra1 gene encoding X-ray radiation resistance-associated protein 1, translating into MNSASYKFDDGQSFPTQCFPGGTLQHRREDGAGHWSVAYRETERKTCRTVNRRIKETYKKCESREAHSLQGVTLDGRLLLQLHCVDKPSELCSVNISEQKLNSVKPEDLKKFDNVAYIDASINYLSLGSFSSFTSLRELNLSLNGICNMTFDAVDFPYLEILDLSYNRLSADAIVSVGQLPRLKVLHLTGNQLHHLPPDLCSPRHDTTRLQAKVEDPQFKALEVLLLDDNRLSNEVFNSLKDLKRLKHLNLEGNYISEVPSLFLMGSSKPVQIPTEGREEGEECAHIDSNPNTDEILRRIFQGDDWEEYFKGVNVPLPELQFLNLANNKIANEEALMAVALLPMLLEVDIHSNPLSTQRRGASSLLTYFLQEKLGITIKRKKGQKVVKLPLKVSTDPEWKLEGQLQKLSKKTLITTETCPAKKQHKSEQAVKTATGSEGKSSRDKYTENIFITQTADIPEFDPPEKKETIENEERNSPEQFTSSTMLMDAKPNPDVLKPIRIQTAVRMLEHTLRNLNVYRDSKPKLDSIQTPYSEKEKKIKELPPLKPIKQLAERVDEMIKEMKESTTIKVVALGSAIHSTPMKKDEYKEALLLLKDMRAKYKMLHKQTMEQEASIESDRSTDPNASQSSHVQMLH